The Strix aluco isolate bStrAlu1 chromosome Z, bStrAlu1.hap1, whole genome shotgun sequence genome contains a region encoding:
- the GNE gene encoding bifunctional UDP-N-acetylglucosamine 2-epimerase/N-acetylmannosamine kinase isoform X3 has product MEKNGNNHKLRVCVATCNRADYSKLAPIMFGIKAEPQFFELDVVVLGSHLIDDYGNTYRMIEQDDFDIHTRLHTIVRGEDEAAMVESVGLALVKLPDVLNRLKPDIMIVHGDRFDALALATSAALMNIRILHIEGGEVSGTIDDSIRHAITKLAHYHVCCTRSAEQHLIAMCEDHDRILLAGCPSYDKLLSARNKDYMSIIRMWLGEDVKTRDYIVALQHPVTTDIKHSIKMFELTLDALISFKKRTLVLFPNVDAGSKEMVRVMRKKGIEHHPNFRAVKHVPFDQFIQLVAHAGCMIGNSSCGVREVGAFGTPVINLGTRQTGRETGENVLHVRDADTQDKILHALHLQFGKQYPCSKIYGDGNAVPRILKFLKSIDLKEPLQKKFCFPPVKDSISQDIDHILETQSALAVDLGGTNLRVAIVSMKGEIVKKYTQLNPKTYEDRLELILKMCVEAASEAVNVNCRILGVGISTGGRVNPREGIVLHSTKLIQEWSSVDLRTPISDALHLPVWVDNDGNCAALAERKFGHGKGIENFVTLITGTGIGGGIVHQHELIHGSSFCAAELGHIVVSLDGPECLCGSQGCIEAYASGIALQREAKKLHDEDLLLVEGMSMKKEEVVSAAHLIQAAKLGNTKADSILRTAGTALGLGVVNILHTMNPSLVILSGVLASHYVNAVKDVINQQALSSVKTVDVVVSNLADPALLGAASLVLDYTTRRIY; this is encoded by the exons TAATACCTACCGTATGATTGAACAAGATGACTTCGATATTCATACAAGATTGCACACCATTGTGAGAGGAGAGGATGAGGCAGCTATGGTGGAGTCAGTTGGCCTTGCATTAGTCAAGTTACCAGATGTCCTGAACCGCCTGAAACCTGATATAATGATAGTTCATGGGGACAGATTTGATGCTTTGGCCCTGGCCACATCTGCAGCCCTGATGAATATTCGCATTCTTCACATTGAAGGTGGGGAAGTCAGTGGGACCATTGATGACTCTATCAGACACGCTATAACCAAACTGGCCCATTACCATGTGTGTTGCACAAGGAGTGCAGAGCAGCATTTGATAGCCATGTGTGAAGACCATGACCGCATCCTTTTAGCAGGCTGTCCCTCGTATGACAAGCTTCTCTCTGCCAGAAATAAGGACTACATGAGTATTATACGCATGTGGCTAG GTGAAGATGTCAAAACCAGAGATTATATAGTTGCTCTGCAACACCCTGTAACCACAGATATTAAACATTCCATAAAGATGTTTGAGCTGACACTAGATGCACTCATCTCCTTTAAAAAGAGAACACTTGTTCTATTCCCTAATGTGGATGCAG GAAGCAAAGAGATGGTTCGGGTGATGAGGAAGAAGGGCATTGAACACCATCCTAATTTTCGGGCCGTAAAACATGTCCCATTTGACCAGTTCATTCAGTTAGTTGCTCATGCTGGTTGTATGATTGGCAACAGCAGTTGTGGTGTCAGAGAGGTGGGAGCGTTCGGTACACCGGTCATCAACTTGGGGACACGTCAGACAGGAAGAGAAACAG GTGAAAATGTTCTTCATGTTCGTGATGCTGATACCCAGGATAAGATTCTGCATGCTCTACACCTGCAGTTTGGTAAACAGTATCCATG CTCAAAAATATATGGAGATGGTAATGCTGTTCCAAGGATTTTGAAGTTCCTTAAATCTATTGATCTCAAAGAGCCATTgcaaaagaaattctgttttcctCCAGTGAAAGATAGTATCTCTCAAGATATTGACCATATTCTAGAGACACAGAGTGCTCTAGCTGTGGATCTGGGCGGAACAAATCTCCGAGTAGCAATTGTCAGTATGAAG GGTGAAATAGTTAAGAAGTATACCCAGCTCAACCCTAAAACTTATGAAGACAGACTAGAATTAATTCTAAAGATGTGTGTAGAGGCTGCATCAGAGGCAGTAAATGTGAACTGCAGAATTTTGGGAGTAG GTATTTCCACAGGTGGACGGGTAAACCCCCGAGAAGGAATTGTGCTTCACTCTACAAAACTCATTCAGGAGTGGAGTTCTGTGGATCTCAGAACTCCAATATCTGATGCTCTGCACCTGCCAGTCTGGGTGGACAATGATGGAAACTGTGCTGCTCTAGCAGAGAGGAAATTTGGTCAtggaaaaggaatagaaaactTTGTAACACTCATTACTGGTACAG GAATTGGAGGTGGAATCGTTCATCAACACGAATTGATCCATGGCAGttctttctgtgctgctgagctTGGGCATATTGTTGTATCTCTAGATGGACCAGAGTGCCTGTGTGGTAGCCAAGGATGTATAGAAGCATATGCCTCTGGAATAGCTTTACAGAGAGAAGCTAAGAAACTGCATGACG AGGATCTGCTTTTAGTAGAAGGAATGTCAATGAAGAAGGAGGAGGTTGTTAGTGCTGCACATCTCATTCAAGCAGCTAAACTTGGGAACACAAAAGCAGACAGCATTCTCAGAACAG ctGGGACAGCATTGGGCCTTGGAGTTGTGAACATTCTGCACACCATGAACCCCTCTCTTGTGATCCTTTCTGGAGTTCTAGCTAGCCACTATGTTAATGCTGTCAAAGATGTGATAAATCAACAGGCTCTGTCCTCTGTTAAAACTGTGGATGTGGTGGTCTCAAATCTAGCAGATCCTGCTCTTCTTGGAGCTGCCAGTCTGGTACTGGATTATACTACACGTAGAATATACTAG
- the GNE gene encoding bifunctional UDP-N-acetylglucosamine 2-epimerase/N-acetylmannosamine kinase isoform X2 produces MEVYFKNLSKQKQKEVMEKNGNNHKLRVCVATCNRADYSKLAPIMFGIKAEPQFFELDVVVLGSHLIDDYGNTYRMIEQDDFDIHTRLHTIVRGEDEAAMVESVGLALVKLPDVLNRLKPDIMIVHGDRFDALALATSAALMNIRILHIEGGEVSGTIDDSIRHAITKLAHYHVCCTRSAEQHLIAMCEDHDRILLAGCPSYDKLLSARNKDYMSIIRMWLGEDVKTRDYIVALQHPVTTDIKHSIKMFELTLDALISFKKRTLVLFPNVDAGSKEMVRVMRKKGIEHHPNFRAVKHVPFDQFIQLVAHAGCMIGNSSCGVREVGAFGTPVINLGTRQTGRETGENVLHVRDADTQDKILHALHLQFGKQYPCSKIYGDGNAVPRILKFLKSIDLKEPLQKKFCFPPVKDSISQDIDHILETQSALAVDLGGTNLRVAIVSMKGEIVKKYTQLNPKTYEDRLELILKMCVEAASEAVNVNCRILGVGISTGGRVNPREGIVLHSTKLIQEWSSVDLRTPISDALHLPVWVDNDGNCAALAERKFGHGKGIENFVTLITGTGIGGGIVHQHELIHGSSFCAAELGHIVVSLDGPECLCGSQGCIEAYASGIALQREAKKLHDEDLLLVEGMSMKKEEVVSAAHLIQAAKLGNTKADSILRTAGTALGLGVVNILHTMNPSLVILSGVLASHYVNAVKDVINQQALSSVKTVDVVVSNLADPALLGAASLVLDYTTRRIY; encoded by the exons TAATACCTACCGTATGATTGAACAAGATGACTTCGATATTCATACAAGATTGCACACCATTGTGAGAGGAGAGGATGAGGCAGCTATGGTGGAGTCAGTTGGCCTTGCATTAGTCAAGTTACCAGATGTCCTGAACCGCCTGAAACCTGATATAATGATAGTTCATGGGGACAGATTTGATGCTTTGGCCCTGGCCACATCTGCAGCCCTGATGAATATTCGCATTCTTCACATTGAAGGTGGGGAAGTCAGTGGGACCATTGATGACTCTATCAGACACGCTATAACCAAACTGGCCCATTACCATGTGTGTTGCACAAGGAGTGCAGAGCAGCATTTGATAGCCATGTGTGAAGACCATGACCGCATCCTTTTAGCAGGCTGTCCCTCGTATGACAAGCTTCTCTCTGCCAGAAATAAGGACTACATGAGTATTATACGCATGTGGCTAG GTGAAGATGTCAAAACCAGAGATTATATAGTTGCTCTGCAACACCCTGTAACCACAGATATTAAACATTCCATAAAGATGTTTGAGCTGACACTAGATGCACTCATCTCCTTTAAAAAGAGAACACTTGTTCTATTCCCTAATGTGGATGCAG GAAGCAAAGAGATGGTTCGGGTGATGAGGAAGAAGGGCATTGAACACCATCCTAATTTTCGGGCCGTAAAACATGTCCCATTTGACCAGTTCATTCAGTTAGTTGCTCATGCTGGTTGTATGATTGGCAACAGCAGTTGTGGTGTCAGAGAGGTGGGAGCGTTCGGTACACCGGTCATCAACTTGGGGACACGTCAGACAGGAAGAGAAACAG GTGAAAATGTTCTTCATGTTCGTGATGCTGATACCCAGGATAAGATTCTGCATGCTCTACACCTGCAGTTTGGTAAACAGTATCCATG CTCAAAAATATATGGAGATGGTAATGCTGTTCCAAGGATTTTGAAGTTCCTTAAATCTATTGATCTCAAAGAGCCATTgcaaaagaaattctgttttcctCCAGTGAAAGATAGTATCTCTCAAGATATTGACCATATTCTAGAGACACAGAGTGCTCTAGCTGTGGATCTGGGCGGAACAAATCTCCGAGTAGCAATTGTCAGTATGAAG GGTGAAATAGTTAAGAAGTATACCCAGCTCAACCCTAAAACTTATGAAGACAGACTAGAATTAATTCTAAAGATGTGTGTAGAGGCTGCATCAGAGGCAGTAAATGTGAACTGCAGAATTTTGGGAGTAG GTATTTCCACAGGTGGACGGGTAAACCCCCGAGAAGGAATTGTGCTTCACTCTACAAAACTCATTCAGGAGTGGAGTTCTGTGGATCTCAGAACTCCAATATCTGATGCTCTGCACCTGCCAGTCTGGGTGGACAATGATGGAAACTGTGCTGCTCTAGCAGAGAGGAAATTTGGTCAtggaaaaggaatagaaaactTTGTAACACTCATTACTGGTACAG GAATTGGAGGTGGAATCGTTCATCAACACGAATTGATCCATGGCAGttctttctgtgctgctgagctTGGGCATATTGTTGTATCTCTAGATGGACCAGAGTGCCTGTGTGGTAGCCAAGGATGTATAGAAGCATATGCCTCTGGAATAGCTTTACAGAGAGAAGCTAAGAAACTGCATGACG AGGATCTGCTTTTAGTAGAAGGAATGTCAATGAAGAAGGAGGAGGTTGTTAGTGCTGCACATCTCATTCAAGCAGCTAAACTTGGGAACACAAAAGCAGACAGCATTCTCAGAACAG ctGGGACAGCATTGGGCCTTGGAGTTGTGAACATTCTGCACACCATGAACCCCTCTCTTGTGATCCTTTCTGGAGTTCTAGCTAGCCACTATGTTAATGCTGTCAAAGATGTGATAAATCAACAGGCTCTGTCCTCTGTTAAAACTGTGGATGTGGTGGTCTCAAATCTAGCAGATCCTGCTCTTCTTGGAGCTGCCAGTCTGGTACTGGATTATACTACACGTAGAATATACTAG